A segment of the Tistrella bauzanensis genome:
ACCATCGAGCCGGGCACCGCCTTTCACACCCGCCACGCCCGGGGCGACCTGGTGCTGCCAGAAGACGATGCCGCCGCCGATCTGTTCGAGGCCACGAACCACCGGCTGTCGCAAGCCGGCATGCCCGCCTATGAGGTGTCGAACCACGCCCGTCCGGGGGCGGAATGCCGCCACAACCTCGCCTATTGGACCTATGCCGACTATGCCGGCATCGGCCCCGGCGCCCATGGCCGGGTGCCGACCGGCCCCGGTGGCGCGCGTGAGGCGACCCGCCGCGCGCGGGCGCCCGAGACCTGGCTCGACCTGGTCGATCGCCAGGGCCATGGCCGCGACGAGGCGGTGGTGGTGGCGCGCGCGCGGGCGGCCGAAGAGGCGCTGATGATGGGGCTCAGGCTGGATGCGGGCATCGACCCTGCGGTCTTCGCCCGCCGCACCGGGCTGACACTCGATCAGGTGGTCGACCGCCGGCGGCTGGATCAGGCAATCGAGGGCGGCTTCGTTCAGAACCGCGCCGACCGGCTGGCTGCCACGCCATCCGGGCGGCTGGTGCTGGGCACCCTCACCGCCCATCTGCTTGCCGACGACCTCGACACGCGCTTTCCCGACTGAGACCTGAAACCGACTGAGAGTGCCGGACCGGGCGCCTCAGCGCGCCGGTGCCAGACCAGTCGGTGCCAGACCAGTCGGTGCCAGACCAGTCGGTGCCAGGCCAGTCGGTGCCGCACCGCTTGCCGCCGGGGCGACACTGCCGGTTGCGGGCGCGGCACCGGCGGGTGCGACGCTGCCATCCGGCGCCGCCGGCGTGGCCGGGATGGCCGGCGCCGTGGGGGCCGCCAGCGGATTGGAGCGGATCACCCCCTCGCCCGGCCGGGCGCCGGCAGTGAAGCGGTCGGCCGCAGGGTCAAGCAGATCGGCGCCGGTGGCGGCGACACCATAGATCGCCAGCGCATGTTCGGCGCCGCCCCGGGTGTCGAAACGGAACAGGCCGTTCACGCCGGCAAACCCGTCGGGGCTGTCGAGTTCGCGGGCAAGCTGGCCCTTGCGGCCCAGCACCGCCGCCAGGGCGGTCGCGTCATAGGCAAGGCCGGCAAGCGCCGGCGGCGTTGCTCCGAACAGGGCGCTGAACCGGCGGGCAAAAGTTTCCCAGGCCGCGCGATCGGGGGCGGCGAACCAGGCGCCCTGCAGGTTCTGGTCGCGGCCGACCGGCTGGTTCTGCCACAGGGCGGTGCCCAGAATCTGCACCTCGCCCTGATCGATGCTGTAATAGGGCAGCAGGCTGGCGATGGCACGCAGCCGTTCCCCCGCCTCGGCCAGCAGTAGGCTGTCGAAGGGCGGTTGCGGCTGGCCGCCCGACAGGCGCTTCACCGCATCCTGCGCATCGCTGCCAGGATCGGAATAGCGGGCGATGTCGATCAGCTCGGCGCCGGTGCGGGTGACGGCCCGGCGATAGCTTTCGGCCAGCCGGTCGCCATAGGGGCCATAGGGCAGCAGGGCCGCGAAGCGGGTCTTGCCGTGCTGGACCGCGAAATCCACCACCCGTTCCACCTGCACCTCGGGCGCCAGCCCGATCAGGTGCACGCCCGGGCGCAGCGCGCCGGTGTCGTTGGAGAACGCGATCACCGGCACCTCACGCGGGTGGGCGACATCGGCCACCGCCGGCACGTTGCGACCATAGATCGGCCCCAGGATCACGGTCGCGGCCTGGGTTTCGATCAGATCACGGGCAGCGGCGGCACTTTGTGGCGGCTCGGCGCCGCTGTCGCGGGGCAGCAGCACCACGTCATCGGCCTTCACATCCGACAGCGCCAGCGTCGCGGCATCGATCATCGCCTGGCCAAACCCCGCCTGCGGCCCCGACATCGGCACCAGCAGGCCCACGCGCAACGCCTGCGGCGGCAGGTCCAGCGGGCTTGGCGGGGCCACGGGCCCGACCGGCTGTTCCGGCAGCACCGTGATCGGCGCCGTGGGCTGTGGCGCTTGTGCCGGAGGGGCCGGCGGCTCTACCTTGGCAGACTGACAGGCGGCCAGAACCAGCAGGGCCGCAAGAGGCAAGAGACGCAATGACGACGCGCGTGAGCGACGAAGCAGGCCACCACCAGCCCGGACAGGCCGGTGTGGCGGAGCGACAGAATCCTGAGGGTCCACAGGGGCCTGAGGGTCTTGGTGCCGATGGGCGGTCATCACAGGATCGGATCTCATCAGATGTCGTTGCGGCAGGGGCCGACGCGGCCGGGACCGGCCCGGCGCGACCGGTTGCGCCAGACGCGTCCGGTGGGCCTGCGGCCGACGACGATGATGCGGAGGCGGCAGACCCTGCAACCCCCGACGGCGACCAGAGTAACGGCAGCCCCCTGCCGAGACAACACACCCTGCATGGCAACCGTGGGGCAAAGCCGGCACGGCCGCTTGATCCCGGACTCTACGCGGTCGCAACGCCGATCGGCAATCTGGGCGACATGACCACGCGGGCGCTGGAGGTGCTGGCGGCGGCCGATCTGGTGCTGTGCGAGGATACCCGCACCACCGGCCGGCTGCTGAGCCATTGGGGTATCCGCGCCAAGCTCGTCCCCTATCACGACCACAACGCCGCCCGGATGCGGCCCGAGGTGCTGCGCCGGCTGGATGAAGGCGCGCGGGTGGCGCTGGTTTCCGATGCCGGCACGCCGCTGGTGTCGGACCCGGGCTACAAGCTGGTGCGCGCGGTCGCCGCTGCCGGCCATCAGGTGCGGGCAGTGCCGGGGCCATCGGCGCTGACCGCTGCCCTGTCGATTGCCGGCCTGCCCACCGACCGGGTTCTGTTCCTCGGCTTTCCGCCCGCCAAGGCGGGGGAGCGGATGCGCAGCTTCCGCCGGCTGGCGGGCGAGCCGGCGACGCTGGTGTTCTATGACAGCCCCAACCGCATCGCCCGCACGCTGGCCGAACTGGCCGAGGCGCTGGGGCCGCGGCCGGCCGCCGTCGCCCGTGAATTGACCAAGCTGTTTGAAGAGGTGGTGCGCGGCACCCTGCCGGAGCTGGCCGCACGATTCGAAGCCGCCACCCCCAAGGGCGAGATCGTGCTGCTGGTTGAAGGCCATCGCGCGCCCGAGGCCACCGAGACCGATGACGATGACGCCCTGCCCGCGGGCCCCGGCCGGCTGGATGCAGGCGCCGTCGACAAGCTGCTGCCGCCGCTGGTCAAGGCGATGGGGGCCGCGCGCGCGGCCCGGCTGCTGGCCGAGATCACCGGCAGCCCCCGGCGCGCCTTCTATGCCCG
Coding sequences within it:
- the rsmI gene encoding 16S rRNA (cytidine(1402)-2'-O)-methyltransferase, whose amino-acid sequence is MTTRALEVLAAADLVLCEDTRTTGRLLSHWGIRAKLVPYHDHNAARMRPEVLRRLDEGARVALVSDAGTPLVSDPGYKLVRAVAAAGHQVRAVPGPSALTAALSIAGLPTDRVLFLGFPPAKAGERMRSFRRLAGEPATLVFYDSPNRIARTLAELAEALGPRPAAVARELTKLFEEVVRGTLPELAARFEAATPKGEIVLLVEGHRAPEATETDDDDALPAGPGRLDAGAVDKLLPPLVKAMGAARAARLLAEITGSPRRAFYARAAALGGASDDGADDPQDDPAA
- the hemW gene encoding radical SAM family heme chaperone HemW, whose product is MTEPLALYVHWPFCVSKCPYCDFNSHVRARIDGPRWERALLTELEDEAARLGPRPLGSIFFGGGTPSLMDPATTARIIERARALFPTDSAPEISLEANPTTVEAAKLADFRAAGVERLSIGVQALDDAALTALGRAHGVAEALDAIGNARAIFPRMSFDLIYARPGQTMAGWMAELDRALDLAADHLSLYQLTIEPGTAFHTRHARGDLVLPEDDAAADLFEATNHRLSQAGMPAYEVSNHARPGAECRHNLAYWTYADYAGIGPGAHGRVPTGPGGAREATRRARAPETWLDLVDRQGHGRDEAVVVARARAAEEALMMGLRLDAGIDPAVFARRTGLTLDQVVDRRRLDQAIEGGFVQNRADRLAATPSGRLVLGTLTAHLLADDLDTRFPD
- a CDS encoding penicillin-binding protein activator; this translates as MAPPSPLDLPPQALRVGLLVPMSGPQAGFGQAMIDAATLALSDVKADDVVLLPRDSGAEPPQSAAAARDLIETQAATVILGPIYGRNVPAVADVAHPREVPVIAFSNDTGALRPGVHLIGLAPEVQVERVVDFAVQHGKTRFAALLPYGPYGDRLAESYRRAVTRTGAELIDIARYSDPGSDAQDAVKRLSGGQPQPPFDSLLLAEAGERLRAIASLLPYYSIDQGEVQILGTALWQNQPVGRDQNLQGAWFAAPDRAAWETFARRFSALFGATPPALAGLAYDATALAAVLGRKGQLARELDSPDGFAGVNGLFRFDTRGGAEHALAIYGVAATGADLLDPAADRFTAGARPGEGVIRSNPLAAPTAPAIPATPAAPDGSVAPAGAAPATGSVAPAASGAAPTGLAPTGLAPTGLAPTGLAPAR